In Bufo gargarizans isolate SCDJY-AF-19 chromosome 5, ASM1485885v1, whole genome shotgun sequence, the following are encoded in one genomic region:
- the MACC1 gene encoding metastasis-associated in colon cancer protein 1: MSRRQQSFRSAGISRSKSEGNLIDLDGQSVPTNNPENLGDKLDLVINWSDVFQDHSQNFSKRTNPFWNGLSESNPFLDDVAQANTSTNGRVSILKEDPFLFFRDIETRNSVSSSGDELDIGHVLEQTPTKRSGRSKSVSYLDDLGSTQSNVPEIDGQILAPDLEWLQNDREAYKMAWLSHRQLTRSCLDLDVVSQSPGWGQTQASDTHIFCRIDHNGGSVQLPNSDITVHVPEGHVKPGEFQDISLKAFLDPPALLNNNLSTTVSPLLEITLSNINTGEDILLEIKIAAEVKNDPYSQVMTDIATFYSYNKEGPFEKIPNGYIYNNMLQIKLPILSRITYIVCAAQTKSVQNQSSSVYDYIHKSLTVAVYGPKHIHPAFTTVLAIIGHNYTPEKLTVDDIKRRGKNLPPLVFQLWGKHQFVFYQWQDLLIHFAANNSCYSVKAADNSNEIKLQQLKAGKTIRAQFPFSLQGGKEISTFLFTVQIKDSQGSTLISEFPVSTPDPAQKIHWTPKNQTRLEKRKQILSTPVMPIISTVKYPKFQDKTLKMHNFAVTLKTVLRQQKIDYFLEYFKGDTIALLGEDKIKAIGQTKVKEWYVGVLRGKVGLVHCKNVKLISKDQVIDFSDVHFSTKMLLEQIALPFKKLTYIYSSVLSNVSDKVQDWRSLADALGYSHLSLDDLSQTLPEKEPDRVSCVVKRLKEDCHGDSKKKKFHYELIMGLLKIDCQGLVARLTQDTVILTTAVQLGIRWRELAEKLARLTKQQIEAYEIPHHGKSGEVNLQMMWKPAFDFLYTWAAHYGDSYRDVLQDLHCALDRMKYPVTRQWRELTGTLIFVNCLEVFQATSFSRPED, from the exons ATGTCAAGGCGACAACAATCTTTTCGCTCTGCTGGCATTTCGAGAAGCAAATCAGAAGGAAATCTGATTGATTTGGATGGGCAAAGTGTACCTACAAACAACCCAG aaaatTTGGGAGACAAATTGGATCTTGTAATTAATTGGTCTGATGTGTTCCAAGACCATTCCCAGAATTTTTCCAAGCGGACAAATCCATTTTGGAATGGACTTTCTGAATCCAACCCTTTCCTGGATGATGTGGCTCAAGCCAACACATCAACTAATGGAAGAGTGTCTATTTTAAAAGAGGACCCTTTCTTGTTCTTCAGGGATATAGAAACCAGAAATTCTGTATCAAGTTCCGGAGATGAACTTGATATAGGTCATGTCTTGGAACAAACACCGACAAAAAGGTCTGGAAGGTCTAAGAGTGTTTCCTATCTGGATGATCTCGGAAGCACACAATCTAATGTTCCAGAGATTGATGGGCAGATTCTGGCTCCAGACTTAGAGTGGCTTCAAAATGACAGAGAGGCCTACAAAATGGCTTGGTTGAGCCATAGACAATTGACTCGTTCATGTCTGGACTTGGATGTTGTGAGTCAGAGTCCTGGATGGGGGCAGACACAAGCATCAGACACTCATATATTTTGCAGAATAGATCATAATGGAGGCTCTGTACAGCTTCCAAACTCcgatatcactgtccatgttcctGAAGGTCATGTTAAACCAGGGGAATTTCAGGACATCTCTTTAAAAGCTTTTCTTGATCCACCAGCCTTGCTTAACAACAACCTGTCAACTACTGTTAGTCCTCTTCTAGAAATAACATTAAGCAACATCAATACAGGAGAAGATATTTTACTGGAAATTAAAATTGCAGCTGAGGTAAAGAACGATCCATACAGTCAAGTCATGACTGATATTGCAACTTTTTACAGCTACAACAAAGAAGGACCatttgaaaaaatcccaaatggcTACATTTACAATAACATGCTACAAATCAAGTTACCAATCCTTAGTCGTATTACATACATTGTCTGTGCAGCACAAACCAAGTCTGTCCAAAACCAGTCTAGCAGTGTTTATGACTATATTCACAAATCCTTAACTGTGGCAGTGTATGGACCGAAGCATATACATCCAGCATTCACTACGGTTCTCGCTATTATCGGACATAATTATACTCCAGAGAAACTCACAGTGGATGACATAAAAAGACGTGGAAAAAATTTGCCACCGCTGGTATTTCAACTTTGGGGGAAGCATCAGTTTGTGTTTTACCAATGGCAAGACTTATTGATTCATTTTGCTGCAAATAACTCATGTTATTCAGTAAAAGCAGCAGATAATAGTAATGAAATCAAACTACAGCAGCTAAAAGCAGGTAAAACAATTCGGGCACAGTTCCCTTTCTCATTGCAAGGTGGCAAAGAAATCAGCACATTTCTTTTCACGGTTCAGATTAAAGACAGCCAAGGTTCAACATTGATATCGGAATttcctgtcagcacccctgaccCTGCACAAAAAATACACTGGACTCCAAAAAATCAAACTCGTTTAGAGAAGCGCAAACAAATCTTGTCCACGCCTGTCATGCCAATTATCAGTACTGTGAAATATCCCAAGTTCCAGGATAAAACTCTGAAGATGCACAACTTTGCAGTGACTTTAAAAACTGTCCTGAGGCAACAAAAGATTGATTACTTCTTGGAATATTTTAAAGGAGACACAATTGCACTTCTTGGTGAGGATAAAATTAAGGCCATTGGACAGACCAAGGTTAAAGAATGGTATGTGGGTGTTTTGAGAGGGAAGGTTGGCCTTGTACACTGCAAAAACGTAAAGCTTATTTCCAAAGATCAAGTCATTGATTTTTCAGATGTGCATTTTTCCACCAAGATGCTTTTGGAGCAGATTGCACTGCCCTTCAAGAAACTGACTTACATCTACTCATCTGTACTATCCAATGTCTCGGACAAAGTCCAAGACTGGAGATCTTTAGCAGATGCCCTTGGTTATTCACACTTGTCACTAGACGATCTTAGTCAAACACTTCCCGAGAAAGAGCCAGACAGAGTGTCATGTGTTGTAAAAAGGCTGAAAGAAGACTGTCATGGGGACTccaaaaagaagaaatttcattATGAGCTTATTATG GGTCTATTGAAGATTGACTGTCAAGGCTTAGTAGCTCGTCTTACACAAGATACAGTTATCTTGACTACTGCCGTACAGCTTGGCATACGCTGGAGAGAGCTTGCTGAGAAGCTAGCCAGACTTACAAAGCAACAGATTGAGGCCTATGAGATTCCTCATCATGGAAAGAGTGGAGAAGTCAACCTGCAG ATGATGTGGAAACCTGCTTTTGACTTCCTGTATACATGGGCTGCTCATTATGGAGACAGTTACAGGGATGTGCTACAAGACTTACACTGTGCATTGGACAGAATGAAGTATCCAGTGACCAGACAATGGAGGGAGCTGACGGGGACTCTTATCTTTGTCAATTGCCTGGAGGTCTTTCAGGCCACTTCTTTTTCCAGGCCTGAAGATTAA